A single region of the Lepeophtheirus salmonis chromosome 12, UVic_Lsal_1.4, whole genome shotgun sequence genome encodes:
- the LOC121126652 gene encoding dual oxidase isoform X3, which translates to MSRPSPRILSQYFMKGVDGLSSLKNRTSLQTFFGQLVSAEILMASELGCPIEMAKIEIEKCDEMYDEKCEGTAFMPFHRAYYDRRTGQSPNSPREQLNRMTSWIDGSFIYSTKEAWVNTMRTFSNGLLKTNGDAIFGLPTRNKDRVPLENRPAPHVLRMLNPERMFILGDPRVNQNPGFLALGIVFYRWHNFQALKILKKHPDWEDEDIFQAARRRVIATLQNIIMYEFLPSFLGKVIPPYESYKPDIHPGISHVFQSAAFRFGHSTIPPGIYRRDRNCNYKKTASGGPAMRLCSTWWDSQDEINEDAVEEILLGLSSQISEKEDAILCSDVRNKLFGPMEFSRRDLAALNIMRGRDNGLADYNTVRKCNGFSMINTFEEINPKLANEDPDIFVRLRNLYKDVNNIDLYVGGMLESVDGPGPLFSKIIKDEFLRIRDADRFWFENVEHGTLTETEILEIKTYSLSIVIKAVTDLSDKDLQGNVFFWKDGNPCPQPGQLNATTLEECPFLTGYDYFQGSEVTYIYSCIILCFVPLITSGAAYGVIKLMNRRRRKMKTLREDNNNGKKMDSMTVKEWLHQNAKRPVKVKFGPDESFYLLNRKGEKLRTVNVKNINNMIAEVTQDNSGKKPMLLLRVIQDYDLVLEFSGISERKKFLNKLENFLGLNKRTLETISCFREIMLANAETKERRKMRLEHFFREAYALTFGLKPGEKRKLEDVTSDVIMVMRTSLSKKEFAQALGMKDSDVFVTKMFNIVDKDNDNRISFQEFLDTIVLFSKGRTDDKLRIIFDMCDDDKNGFIDKKELSELLNSLVDIAKTQKLSEQNVNDLINSMFHSAGFEDKESLTYDDFKTMMKEFKGDFLAIGLDCKGAKQNYLDATTNVARMQSFGLDAIAERRKSNWLKRWEALTNFLEENRQHIFFLFTFFVITIALFVERFIFYAFMSEHLDLRHIMGVGIAITRGSAASLSFCYCLLLLSMCRNLITKMKEHSLHQYIPLDSHLQFHKICACTALFFTILHSIGHLVNFYHVATQPIEHLHCLTKEFNFSSDFRPNISFWLFRTLTGLTGIILYIVVTIIFIFAHPMVRKRAFNYFWITHQLYVFLYIFSLLHGLARLTGPPRFWIFFVVPGVVYSLDKIATFRTRYMALDILETELLPSDVIKIKFYRPPNMKVLSGQWIRVSCTALKPEEFHSFTLTSAPHEDFLSIHVKAQGPYTWKLRNLFDQSLINKYGNQEKNEDPPKIRIEGPFGGGNQDWYKFEVAVMVGGGIGVTPYASILNDLVFGTSTNRYSGVACKKVYFLWICPSHRYFEWFIDVLRDVERKDVTDVLEMHIFITQFFHKFDLRTTMLYICENHFQRLQKRSMFTGLKAINHFGRPDMPAFLKFVQKKHSYVSKVGVFSCGPGPLTNSINNACEAVNRMRKLPYFIHHYENFG; encoded by the exons GTCAGCTTGTTAGTGCAGAAATTTTAATGGCAAGTGAACTGGGTTGTCCTATAGAAATGGCAAAAATTGAAATCGAAAAGTGTGATGAAATGTATGATGAAAAATGTGAAGGCACTGCATTCATGCCGTTTCATCGAGCATATTACGATCGAAGGACAGGTCAGTCCCCTAATTCTCCAAGGGAGCAGCTAAATCGTATGACTAGTTGGATAGATGGTAGCTTCATATATTCTACTAAAGAAGCATGGGTTAATACTATGAGAACTTTTAGTAATGGGTTACTTAAAACAAATGGAGATGCTATTTTTGGGCTACCTACAAGAAATAAGGATCGTGTACCCTTAGAAAATAGACCAGCTCCTCATGTTTTAAGGATGTTGAACCCAGAAAGAATGTTTA ttttaggTGACCCTAGGGTAAATCAAAATCCAGGTTTCTTAGCCTTAGGTATTGTTTTTTATCGTTGGCATAACTTCCAAGCtctaaagattttaaaaaaacacccaGACTGGGAAGATGAGGATATTTTTCAAGCTGCAAGACGACGAGTCATAGCAACGCTTCAGAACATAATAATGTATGAATTCCTGCCATCATTTCTTGGCAAAGTAATACCCCCTTATGAGAGTTACAAACCGGATATTCATCCTGGAATATCTCACGTTTTTCAGAGCGCTGCTTTCAG ATTTGGTCATTCAACTATACCACCTGGTATATATCGAAGAGAtagaaattgtaattataaaaaaactgctTCTGGCGGCCCAGCTATGAGACTATGCTCAACATGGTGGGATTCTCaa GATGAAATTAATGAAGATGCGGTTGAAGAAATACTTTTAGGATTATCAAGTCAAATATCTGAAAAAGAAGATGCAATTCTATGTTCTGATGTtcgaaataaactttttggacCCATGGAATTTTCCAGAAGAGATTTAGCAGCTCTAAATATAATGCGTGGAAGAGACAATGGTCTTGCCGATTATAATACAGTACGTAAATGTAATGGATTTTCAATGATAAATACTTTCGAAGAAATTAATCCTAAATTGGCAAATGAAGATCCAGATATTTTTGTGAGACTTCGCAACCTATATAAAGATGTGAATAACATTGATTTATATGTTGGGGGAATGTTAGAATCTGTTGATGGGCCTGGgccacttttttcaaaaataatcaaggacGAGTTTTTGCGAATTAGAGATGCAGACCGATTCTGGTTTGAAAACGTTGAGCATGGGACATTGACAGAAACAgagattttagaaataaaaacatattctttaTCCATAGTAATTAAAGCTGTGACAGATTTATCCGACAAAGATCTGCAAGGAAacgtatttttttggaaagatggAAATCCTTGTCCACAACCTGGCCAGCTTAACGCCACTACTCTAGAGGAATGTCCATTTCTAACAGGCTATGACTATTTTCAAGGGAGTGaagttacttatatttattcttgCATCATATTATGTTTCGTTCCTTTAATAACGTCAGGAGCTGCTTATGGAGTTATTAAACTAATGAATCGAAGAAGAcgaaaaatgaaaactttaagGGAAGATAACAATAATgggaaaaaaatggattctATGACTGTTAAGGAATGGTTGCATCAAAATGCTAAACGTCCAGTGAAAGTAAAATTTGGTCCAGatgaatctttttatttattaaatcgcAAAGGTGAAAAGTTGAGGACAgtgaatgtaaaaaatattaacaatatgatAGCAGAAGTTACTCAAGATAATTCTGGTAAAAAACCTATGCTCTTGCTGCGTGTTATTCAGGATTACGATTTGGTATTGGAATTTTCCGGAATatctgaaaggaaaaaattcttaaataagcTTGAAAATTTTTTGGGGTTGAATAAAAGGACACTGGAAACAATATCATGCTTTAGGGAGATCATGCTCGCAaatgcagaaacaaaagaacgTCGTAAAATGCGactagaacatttttttagagaagcTTACGCTCTCACTTTTGGCCTTAAGCctggagaaaaaagaaaactagaAGACGTAACTTCTGATGTCATTATGGTAATGCGAACATCTTTGAGTAAAAAGGAGTTTGCTCAAGCGTTAGGCATGAAAGATTCAGATGTTTTTGtgacaaaaatgttcaatattgTAGATAAAGATAATGATAACAGAATTTCTTTCCAAGAATTTTTGGATACTATTGTTTTGTTTAGCAAAGGACGAACTGATGacaaattaagaattatatttgatatgtgTGATGATgacaaaaatggatttattgaTAAGAAAGAGTTGTCAGAACTACTAAATTCTTTAGTGGATATTGCTAAGACCCAAAAATTGTCAGAACAAAATGTAAATGACTTAATAAATTCAATGTTTCATTCAGCTGGATTTGAGGACAAAGAATCGTTGACTTATGATGATTTCAAGACAATGATGAAAGAATTTAAAGGTGACTTTCTTGCAATAGGCCTTGATTGTAAAGGtgcaaaacaaaattatctagATGCAACAACAAACGTAGCTCGTATGCAAAGCTTCGGTTTAGATGCTATTGCTGAGAGGAGAAAATCAAATTGGTTAAAAAGGTGGGAAGCTCTTACAAACTTTCTTGAAGAAAATCGTCaacatatattctttttattcactttttttgtaattactattgctttatttgttgaaagattcatattttatgcatttatgtCGGAACACTTGGATTTGAGGCATATTATGGGCGTTGGAATTGCAATTACTCGTGGTTCTGCAGCGTCACTCTCTTTTTGTTACTGCCTCCTCCTATTATCTATGTGTCGAAacttaataacaaaaatgaaagagCATAGTCTACATCAATATATCCCATTGGATTCACATcttcaatttcataaaatttgtgCCTGCACTGctctattttttacaattctgcACTCAATAGGtcatttagtaaatttttatcatgTAGCAACACAGCCTATTGAGCATTTGCATTGCCTTACAAAAGAGTTCAACTTTAGTTCTGATTTTAGAccaaatattagtttttggtTATTTAGAACGCTAACGGGTCTAACtggtattattttatacattgtagtaacaattatattcatatttgctCATCCAATGGTCCGCAAACgagcttttaattatttttggatcacCCATCAACTTTACGTCttcttatacatttttagtcTTCTTCATGGTTTAGCAAGACTTACAGGCCCACCAAgattctggattttttttgttgtacctGGTGTCGTTTATTCGTTGGATAAAATAGCAACATTTAGAACAAGATATATGGCATTAGATATCTTAGAAACTGAGCTTTTACCATCagatgtaattaaaattaaattttatcgcCCCCCTAACATGAAAGTATTAAGTGGCCAATGGATTCGTGTAAGTTGTACTGCTTTAAAACCTGAAGAATTTCATTCCTTTACTCTTACATCTGCTCCTCACGAAGATTTTTTATCGATTCATGTGAAGGCACAAGGACCATACACATGGAAACTTCGTAACCTTTTTGatcaaagtttaattaataaatatggaaatcaagaaaaaaatgaagacccTCCAAAAATTCGAATTGAAGGACCTTTTGGAGGAGGAAATCAG gatTGGTATAAGTTTGAAGTAGCTGTAATGGTTGGAGGAGGAATAGGGGTGACACCTTATGCATCTATTCTTAatgacttggtttttggaacaTCGACTAATCGTTACTCTGGTGTTGCATGCAAGAAAGTTTACTTTTTATGGATCTGTCCTAGCCATAGATATTTTGAGTGGTTTATTGATGTTCTCCGTGATGTTGAAAGAAAAGATGTAACAGATGTACTTGAAATGCACATCTTTATTACGCAATTCtttcataaatttgatttgagAACAACCATGCTT tatatttgCGAAAACCACTTTCAACGACTCCAAAAGCGTAGTATGTTTACTGGGTTAAAAGCTATAAATCATTTTGGACGTCCTGATATGCCAGCATTTTTGAAGTTTGTCCAAAAAAAGCATAGctat gtTAGCAAAGTTGGCGTGTTTAGTTGTGGCCCAGGACCACTTACGAATTCAATTAATAATGCATGCGAGGCTGTAAACCGAATGCGTAAATTACCATATTTCATTCACCATTATGAAAATTTTGGATAA
- the LOC121126652 gene encoding dual oxidase isoform X1, whose product MELIFFSKYIILELYFCLFLLSSGQDVRKRVEYNKDFNTTNTDYSPLIQGSTYGEKQRYDGWYNNLAHPSWGSIDSQLTRKTPASYADGVYKLNGMSRPSPRILSQYFMKGVDGLSSLKNRTSLQTFFGQLVSAEILMASELGCPIEMAKIEIEKCDEMYDEKCEGTAFMPFHRAYYDRRTGQSPNSPREQLNRMTSWIDGSFIYSTKEAWVNTMRTFSNGLLKTNGDAIFGLPTRNKDRVPLENRPAPHVLRMLNPERMFILGDPRVNQNPGFLALGIVFYRWHNFQALKILKKHPDWEDEDIFQAARRRVIATLQNIIMYEFLPSFLGKVIPPYESYKPDIHPGISHVFQSAAFRFGHSTIPPGIYRRDRNCNYKKTASGGPAMRLCSTWWDSQDEINEDAVEEILLGLSSQISEKEDAILCSDVRNKLFGPMEFSRRDLAALNIMRGRDNGLADYNTVRKCNGFSMINTFEEINPKLANEDPDIFVRLRNLYKDVNNIDLYVGGMLESVDGPGPLFSKIIKDEFLRIRDADRFWFENVEHGTLTETEILEIKTYSLSIVIKAVTDLSDKDLQGNVFFWKDGNPCPQPGQLNATTLEECPFLTGYDYFQGSEVTYIYSCIILCFVPLITSGAAYGVIKLMNRRRRKMKTLREDNNNGKKMDSMTVKEWLHQNAKRPVKVKFGPDESFYLLNRKGEKLRTVNVKNINNMIAEVTQDNSGKKPMLLLRVIQDYDLVLEFSGISERKKFLNKLENFLGLNKRTLETISCFREIMLANAETKERRKMRLEHFFREAYALTFGLKPGEKRKLEDVTSDVIMVMRTSLSKKEFAQALGMKDSDVFVTKMFNIVDKDNDNRISFQEFLDTIVLFSKGRTDDKLRIIFDMCDDDKNGFIDKKELSELLNSLVDIAKTQKLSEQNVNDLINSMFHSAGFEDKESLTYDDFKTMMKEFKGDFLAIGLDCKGAKQNYLDATTNVARMQSFGLDAIAERRKSNWLKRWEALTNFLEENRQHIFFLFTFFVITIALFVERFIFYAFMSEHLDLRHIMGVGIAITRGSAASLSFCYCLLLLSMCRNLITKMKEHSLHQYIPLDSHLQFHKICACTALFFTILHSIGHLVNFYHVATQPIEHLHCLTKEFNFSSDFRPNISFWLFRTLTGLTGIILYIVVTIIFIFAHPMVRKRAFNYFWITHQLYVFLYIFSLLHGLARLTGPPRFWIFFVVPGVVYSLDKIATFRTRYMALDILETELLPSDVIKIKFYRPPNMKVLSGQWIRVSCTALKPEEFHSFTLTSAPHEDFLSIHVKAQGPYTWKLRNLFDQSLINKYGNQEKNEDPPKIRIEGPFGGGNQDWYKFEVAVMVGGGIGVTPYASILNDLVFGTSTNRYSGVACKKVYFLWICPSHRYFEWFIDVLRDVERKDVTDVLEMHIFITQFFHKFDLRTTMLYICENHFQRLQKRSMFTGLKAINHFGRPDMPAFLKFVQKKHSYVSKVGVFSCGPGPLTNSINNACEAVNRMRKLPYFIHHYENFG is encoded by the exons GTCAGCTTGTTAGTGCAGAAATTTTAATGGCAAGTGAACTGGGTTGTCCTATAGAAATGGCAAAAATTGAAATCGAAAAGTGTGATGAAATGTATGATGAAAAATGTGAAGGCACTGCATTCATGCCGTTTCATCGAGCATATTACGATCGAAGGACAGGTCAGTCCCCTAATTCTCCAAGGGAGCAGCTAAATCGTATGACTAGTTGGATAGATGGTAGCTTCATATATTCTACTAAAGAAGCATGGGTTAATACTATGAGAACTTTTAGTAATGGGTTACTTAAAACAAATGGAGATGCTATTTTTGGGCTACCTACAAGAAATAAGGATCGTGTACCCTTAGAAAATAGACCAGCTCCTCATGTTTTAAGGATGTTGAACCCAGAAAGAATGTTTA ttttaggTGACCCTAGGGTAAATCAAAATCCAGGTTTCTTAGCCTTAGGTATTGTTTTTTATCGTTGGCATAACTTCCAAGCtctaaagattttaaaaaaacacccaGACTGGGAAGATGAGGATATTTTTCAAGCTGCAAGACGACGAGTCATAGCAACGCTTCAGAACATAATAATGTATGAATTCCTGCCATCATTTCTTGGCAAAGTAATACCCCCTTATGAGAGTTACAAACCGGATATTCATCCTGGAATATCTCACGTTTTTCAGAGCGCTGCTTTCAG ATTTGGTCATTCAACTATACCACCTGGTATATATCGAAGAGAtagaaattgtaattataaaaaaactgctTCTGGCGGCCCAGCTATGAGACTATGCTCAACATGGTGGGATTCTCaa GATGAAATTAATGAAGATGCGGTTGAAGAAATACTTTTAGGATTATCAAGTCAAATATCTGAAAAAGAAGATGCAATTCTATGTTCTGATGTtcgaaataaactttttggacCCATGGAATTTTCCAGAAGAGATTTAGCAGCTCTAAATATAATGCGTGGAAGAGACAATGGTCTTGCCGATTATAATACAGTACGTAAATGTAATGGATTTTCAATGATAAATACTTTCGAAGAAATTAATCCTAAATTGGCAAATGAAGATCCAGATATTTTTGTGAGACTTCGCAACCTATATAAAGATGTGAATAACATTGATTTATATGTTGGGGGAATGTTAGAATCTGTTGATGGGCCTGGgccacttttttcaaaaataatcaaggacGAGTTTTTGCGAATTAGAGATGCAGACCGATTCTGGTTTGAAAACGTTGAGCATGGGACATTGACAGAAACAgagattttagaaataaaaacatattctttaTCCATAGTAATTAAAGCTGTGACAGATTTATCCGACAAAGATCTGCAAGGAAacgtatttttttggaaagatggAAATCCTTGTCCACAACCTGGCCAGCTTAACGCCACTACTCTAGAGGAATGTCCATTTCTAACAGGCTATGACTATTTTCAAGGGAGTGaagttacttatatttattcttgCATCATATTATGTTTCGTTCCTTTAATAACGTCAGGAGCTGCTTATGGAGTTATTAAACTAATGAATCGAAGAAGAcgaaaaatgaaaactttaagGGAAGATAACAATAATgggaaaaaaatggattctATGACTGTTAAGGAATGGTTGCATCAAAATGCTAAACGTCCAGTGAAAGTAAAATTTGGTCCAGatgaatctttttatttattaaatcgcAAAGGTGAAAAGTTGAGGACAgtgaatgtaaaaaatattaacaatatgatAGCAGAAGTTACTCAAGATAATTCTGGTAAAAAACCTATGCTCTTGCTGCGTGTTATTCAGGATTACGATTTGGTATTGGAATTTTCCGGAATatctgaaaggaaaaaattcttaaataagcTTGAAAATTTTTTGGGGTTGAATAAAAGGACACTGGAAACAATATCATGCTTTAGGGAGATCATGCTCGCAaatgcagaaacaaaagaacgTCGTAAAATGCGactagaacatttttttagagaagcTTACGCTCTCACTTTTGGCCTTAAGCctggagaaaaaagaaaactagaAGACGTAACTTCTGATGTCATTATGGTAATGCGAACATCTTTGAGTAAAAAGGAGTTTGCTCAAGCGTTAGGCATGAAAGATTCAGATGTTTTTGtgacaaaaatgttcaatattgTAGATAAAGATAATGATAACAGAATTTCTTTCCAAGAATTTTTGGATACTATTGTTTTGTTTAGCAAAGGACGAACTGATGacaaattaagaattatatttgatatgtgTGATGATgacaaaaatggatttattgaTAAGAAAGAGTTGTCAGAACTACTAAATTCTTTAGTGGATATTGCTAAGACCCAAAAATTGTCAGAACAAAATGTAAATGACTTAATAAATTCAATGTTTCATTCAGCTGGATTTGAGGACAAAGAATCGTTGACTTATGATGATTTCAAGACAATGATGAAAGAATTTAAAGGTGACTTTCTTGCAATAGGCCTTGATTGTAAAGGtgcaaaacaaaattatctagATGCAACAACAAACGTAGCTCGTATGCAAAGCTTCGGTTTAGATGCTATTGCTGAGAGGAGAAAATCAAATTGGTTAAAAAGGTGGGAAGCTCTTACAAACTTTCTTGAAGAAAATCGTCaacatatattctttttattcactttttttgtaattactattgctttatttgttgaaagattcatattttatgcatttatgtCGGAACACTTGGATTTGAGGCATATTATGGGCGTTGGAATTGCAATTACTCGTGGTTCTGCAGCGTCACTCTCTTTTTGTTACTGCCTCCTCCTATTATCTATGTGTCGAAacttaataacaaaaatgaaagagCATAGTCTACATCAATATATCCCATTGGATTCACATcttcaatttcataaaatttgtgCCTGCACTGctctattttttacaattctgcACTCAATAGGtcatttagtaaatttttatcatgTAGCAACACAGCCTATTGAGCATTTGCATTGCCTTACAAAAGAGTTCAACTTTAGTTCTGATTTTAGAccaaatattagtttttggtTATTTAGAACGCTAACGGGTCTAACtggtattattttatacattgtagtaacaattatattcatatttgctCATCCAATGGTCCGCAAACgagcttttaattatttttggatcacCCATCAACTTTACGTCttcttatacatttttagtcTTCTTCATGGTTTAGCAAGACTTACAGGCCCACCAAgattctggattttttttgttgtacctGGTGTCGTTTATTCGTTGGATAAAATAGCAACATTTAGAACAAGATATATGGCATTAGATATCTTAGAAACTGAGCTTTTACCATCagatgtaattaaaattaaattttatcgcCCCCCTAACATGAAAGTATTAAGTGGCCAATGGATTCGTGTAAGTTGTACTGCTTTAAAACCTGAAGAATTTCATTCCTTTACTCTTACATCTGCTCCTCACGAAGATTTTTTATCGATTCATGTGAAGGCACAAGGACCATACACATGGAAACTTCGTAACCTTTTTGatcaaagtttaattaataaatatggaaatcaagaaaaaaatgaagacccTCCAAAAATTCGAATTGAAGGACCTTTTGGAGGAGGAAATCAG gatTGGTATAAGTTTGAAGTAGCTGTAATGGTTGGAGGAGGAATAGGGGTGACACCTTATGCATCTATTCTTAatgacttggtttttggaacaTCGACTAATCGTTACTCTGGTGTTGCATGCAAGAAAGTTTACTTTTTATGGATCTGTCCTAGCCATAGATATTTTGAGTGGTTTATTGATGTTCTCCGTGATGTTGAAAGAAAAGATGTAACAGATGTACTTGAAATGCACATCTTTATTACGCAATTCtttcataaatttgatttgagAACAACCATGCTT tatatttgCGAAAACCACTTTCAACGACTCCAAAAGCGTAGTATGTTTACTGGGTTAAAAGCTATAAATCATTTTGGACGTCCTGATATGCCAGCATTTTTGAAGTTTGTCCAAAAAAAGCATAGctat gtTAGCAAAGTTGGCGTGTTTAGTTGTGGCCCAGGACCACTTACGAATTCAATTAATAATGCATGCGAGGCTGTAAACCGAATGCGTAAATTACCATATTTCATTCACCATTATGAAAATTTTGGATAA